The DNA window gaatctaacgcaattggaaCGACTCGAAACGGACTTAAAATGACTATACGACGACGATATTACGAACTGGTGGTAATTTCGTAATTAGCtcgtcttcatcctttggcctcccgTACAGCCACCACAAGGCCATGGCAATAGCAGCTGCCTAGGGGTGGGCTCAACTTGTTGTACAAAGGAGGGGATGGCTGGGTTGGGTAGcgcggcgacgacggcgacgacgagagaaggaggagaaaattttaatttactacacgagtgatttcccaaactaggggctcctcttacggtagttttggtgtgtatTTCCCAatgggttggtacatatttagaGGGAAAAAAACTCCCCAcaactacatcaactagcaatatattACTAATTGatattgcaccctccacatttactaatgggcctaaataatcattaaagcccattagtaaataaatgcatgggcctttaggattcattaggattattgcacatgggctttgagcattggaaaaaatgagagatttattattttcggaattagttaattttgtggataaaataattctagaaaagtctagaattattatttaagccacgaaaaatactcagAAAGCTATtcggggaaaattctcagagacattatggaacatgaggaacccaaataaagtatttggagcccatgataagataatttggagcatataaaaattaaattatgctcatagacaagtaggaacaagttctagaaaaagctagaaaattttttgagaagtttgtaaagattgattgacggacgaggAATTAAAAGAAGTGATTtgtgttacaaagaaaagattttggGAAGCTCCGAATGaaaacttgagccgagaaacaaagaatttgattgtagaaaaagataaaggcgtgccgAAGAAGGAAAAATTGACCTACTAAcgtattttaaagactttgcttactctcaacacacaaagaagcaacaagcaaacatcacatcatccaaaagctcgtcaaaattagaaaactttgaaaattcatatttttcctataactaaatttgcgctagctcaaactaaacttggtaaattttatccaaatattaaaataattcattttatttagtgttttctatgaacaatccaaaatcagaaattttggggtgtgacaaactaccccacttaacaggaatATCGTCCCGAGAATCGGAGAGActagggagaaagataaagatCTTCACGCCTCCACACTTCCTTGATTCGGGATTCAGGAGAGGGAGGAATGAACTTTCATGATAAAGTGGATTTGGGAGTTGCACAGGATAGCAAGGAAGATAAAGGTCAACGATGCTTTGTAGAGGATGCTATCCCACTTAACAAGAGTTTTGCTAAACTCTGAATATTCCATACAAAGATCCTCGTGTTGGTgtagccttcagggccttcctttgGATCATAAAGATAGGAATGACAAAGAAGGAACACACCAAACAAGACAAGCATGCATCACAACATCGAAACTACACGTGCTTCTATAGCAATGCTGGGCATCCTAAGGAGTGGATTATGGTGATAGGCCATCGCAAATTTGAATAAGGTGAGATCAGAAAACTTTAGTAAACCAAAGAAATAAAAATCAAGGAGATAAGAAGCAATAGCTCAAAGAAAGCTATaaggagagaagaaaataggacaaggataagaaataatcaattcaactagtcaaggagatgaaaaagtagttttgtagcaaattctaaaccttagaatgaccagtttctactaggcttgcgtcctacagttagcattgctctgataccactttatagccctcgattttaagaacaaaactagatataaaccatatatgagcccaggaagtcaaatatcacatataactacaaataagggtaatatcaatagacaatactCAATATAtagcgtacttagtataaagaatataaccttagatagcacacagtggaaagacaactccgatcttcggatgAAGACtataattccacagggacaaccgactggttgatcacaagcctaattcctccaaactctagcaatctggtcccatccgggatttttatccaaatatttgaaaagtaaagcaagcgtaagtacatgtcgtactcaacaaatataacatggggttcatgtcgatggaatatcgtcggcagtccaccgaggggcaccccgcgatggtagattgatcggtagaggagcgtgtaatcgagaacaagaaggcaacagagacacacgagttatacaggttcaggccatcggtatgacgtaataccttactcctgtggtctgttgatttgcattagctatcgtatgatttgccgtgaattcgtagggggtccctgcccgccttatatggtccgaggggcaaggttacaagttggttagatctaagagataaccggaaagtaataacagattacaagaaacatgggatcgtatatatcctatcagatctcataacatctttaggatatcctctccgtgccttgcgggggtcgccgaacagaatcgtgccccgcaaggctccttcttgcgggctggaccacccctagaggcatagcccatgtgacctgccgtgggtatccggggtcgtaccccccacagctagtccccgagcgccttgtacccgttgcacaacgccgtcttgagactttccgagcaggtgcgatccaagaccgagctgtccaaatcgtggtccgaccaccataaggagtAGCCGATCAGTTGTGAGCAACTGCCGAGCAGTGTacaacatcgccgagcagtgtgttctgagcacggcttgtcataagggtgtaaggagctcaagtccaaaattaaaaattcctgcatggtaaagtgaagtgtgcccacttagaatccgaaaacaatggtaaagatacctggtttatcctttggatgctcggaggctttcagaaaaacaaacacattcaccgcaaggtgaagtgtgcccacttagtccccgagcctaacagtaggtgacgtagtcacatggtgctaggctcagaaattagtgaaccgtccgagcaggtagccagtccccgagcgtaacctcgagacaaaaaacaagcacattcatcgcaaggtgaagtgtgcccacttagtccccaagcctgatagtaggtgacgtagtcacgtggtgccaagcTCAGAAAGTAGtgaaccgtccgagcaggtagccagtccccgagtttctggcgtagatatcggataaatcaaattgcggcgagaaattcggagtaatggccgttcagtatcagttactaagcctcattaGAATGCGGAGAATTCGGAGAAAGTGGCGGTGATAAATCAGCGGCATGGGCTACTATGAcgcgatagcccaagttgcggcccatcaagccattttggaggaatcgatgtagcgctgatcgcgggaacggtttcccaaaaaccctcagagttAAGGCAGAGTGGGGGAActgctttataaccgcgccgccacTCATATCGCCTCCTACCTCCGTCAAACCACCCTGCTTCCTGCCTTCACAATCCCTGTGCTGCACCTTCCGCATCAATCGCGAGCATTCCCCTTCAACCCTAGGACCAAACCATAGGAGatggcgccgaaaaaaggagccgtaaagccgaagaaagtggccaccggaggtagccgcgacgaggagtgggtgccgtcgaggACGTCGGTGGCTGATCTCgataagatggtggcggcgggtgTTATCCCCGACCGTCTtactgctggatggcggccagctagcggtgagcccttcccgacaccacatactgacgaggctgtagtatttgaggattatttctggcgagggttagggtttcctatccacccctttctgagggatcttatggagttttgggcgattagcctctgtaatctgcaccccaacaccattctgcatgtttctatcttcatccatttctacgaggcatttctcggtgttctgccgcacttcaacctcttcaggcacttgttctgtctaaagaagaaggggggcagcggttcaaaggtggtcggcggtgtgtacctacagctcagggatgggatggccagcgagtatatcaacgttccgctgaatacctccctgaaaggttggaactctagatggttctatatcaaacagagTCACCCATTGATTCGATGCGACGTGCACTACATCCCGGTTAACCACAGTAACTGGTCAGAGAGACCCAACAACGCTGAaatggagcaggtaatggaacttctagaattgagtaaaggcttggagcttaggggtgaactggttgcagctagtttcatagttcggcgcatccaaccctgcaaagagagggcccacccggcgttcgactttaaaggtgacaacgacggtacccgTGAAAGCACAGACCGCCTGTCGAAGAAAGAAGTGATGGACCGTGCCATGGATCTGTTTTCTTCAaatgtctcattcagctggcctaaagggacgaaggctttcaactgcaccaacccgcctcctcaggtaaccatttcgCTTCGCGTCTATCATGCAAtaattgccgagcatagtactgactcacttatgaaaagattcattcgcaggataggtcaatatacttttcaaacgtaccgagagccgattggccaaaaggagtagaTCCTCGGCGGCCACTGCAGCATGAAGAAGGTGAGCTGAGCTCCTCGTCGGAAAGTCCATCCCCAGTGTCAGAGAAGGTCTGCGGGAAGAGACCGGCAGTAGACGAGCCggcccaaaaaaggagaaaaaccgccagctctcatgcacacaaaccaggaggcatctctcttggagaggaccgaGCAGTTCGGCCGCCACGAActgctgtgctggagtggtcggacgatgacgaagaccagtcagcacctccgccgagcacgacgAAGGCGCCGGCGGATAGTGTCGCTCCCAAGCATCGAGCAGGGGAAAGTTATGGTCGGGCAACGGCGGACGCCCCGTCGATGCAAAGTACTGAAGCCCCCGAACAACGCACGGAAGGTGTGGCCGCCGAGCACCAAGAAGAGCGGCAGCCCGCTGCGGAGGCGCAGGAGTCCTCCCACAAGGTCGACCAAGCAGCCGCGCCTGGGGGGTCAGGCAGGCAccgccgattcaagaaaatcaatcggaagaccaaaccgtgagtatatttgccttggagtaattatATTGTTCTTTGATTTCACCTTGTTACTGAGAAGCCGATATGATGCGGTGCGACGCCAAGGCCCGTGACCTCAGAAGAAAAGATGACGACTGCCCCTGTCTAGGAGTCCCCGAGTGTTCGGCGAGCAGAGGATGAGCCAGCCGTCGCTCCTAGTAGACCTGGCGAtggtgaatcattggcgcacaTGATGGGCGAGTCGGCGACCGCAACCGCGGCTACGACCGAAAAGGTCGTTACCATGGAAACGGAAATTGCGGTTGCTGTTGATGCGCCGGAGGTTACAGACGCCACCCCATCAACTGCTGAGGAGCAAACGTCGTCCCCCGCAGGGGCgccaggagtggtcggagcggCGGTCCGACCACGGAGCCCCCCGAAGGTGCCTCAAGCGACGATGGATGAGGACGAGGTCGTGGAGATCGAGCGCACCGCGCCTGAGCCCCAGTCCGTCTGGATTCTCCGGAAACGCGGAGAAGAGGTGGTAGTCGTCgaagaagaaaacaccaccagagagataaagaggttgaaatccgccgtcgccggagttatgactcaaatcatggtgagtgccacgccaataacaccgataaatgttgtcggaagatcaaggtttatcttttgcactgttaacccgcaggggatagctcggacagcTGAACAACGGCATCaattgataaagaggatggagccctcgccgaggaaaataagatactccggGAGGCTTTAAGTCTTTCAGAAAAAAGTATTCAAAGGGCCCATCGGgagcgggaccttgcggagtcgaattcgcaggaccttgaacatcaaaatggggttctgtccgagcgacTAACGGCGTCGTCCGAGCAACTGAAGAGGACATCCGAGGAGCTGGCAATTGCATCCGAGGAACTTAAGAagatgtccgagcagttgagcaagaagaacgtagaactcgatagtaaaactgaacagctcgaccggaagtgccagcagttggaggatgcatccaagctgaaatcgggtattctttttcacataatgtgctTTGCAGTAAGTCGCCGTATTGTTTTTTTGTCTTATCTTTTTGTGCtggcagagcaagatgcagaactcaaccagcttcgccagaccgtcgaacaaatccgacaagagaaaaCGAAGGAGTCGAGTCGAGCGGACAAACTGGCCAAAGAACTGAAAGGTAGGCTTACCCTGATTGGAAGTGACGccgtaattcttttttttttgccgtgacgaaccattgtagttcttgcagattatcgatataaaaccaaggcacagttcgatgtgctagtGCAAGAGgccaaagtccagaaggacaacttcaacactataactgccgcaataaaaccagtgctggactgcgtcgacgttgaaccggcgccccgtcctgatggtaggtagcaagggccagacaccatcgtGCAGAgatgcaaggcggcgtgggaaaacttcaaaaacttcaaccgcgacgccgttttgaccgccgctactcatgcccttgcggttgttcggtcccattatccgtccGTCGACATCCAGTCGTTAGGCGGTGGGTTtgccgatgggctgagcgacgcgcagacccagcagctggaggatgatgttgaggaTGTGGTGAAAGTGCTTGTCGGCGAGATAGACTTGTTTGGCGAAACCGAAGCTGTTGGCGAAGCTTAAAGAGCTGCTCGGATGTTACCTCCTGTATTACATGATTTATCTGGCTAAGAAGAATCTGTGTATTATGGACCCaatgctctttttcccaatatAAGCTGTGTTTGATCTTTTAGTTTTCACTGAACTAAATGCCTTAGTTAGGTCATGATCTGTAACGCATAACgcggagcccatgcgtatgttggagaAATAGGCGTTGTCATAAGATCGTGTCCTGCCGGCCAACATGCCGAGCACCGAGCTCATGGTGCGTTTGGTGGGGTGTTAGAGCCTTGTTGCCCTCTAGAATTGCTATTGCGAAAAAACGTTCTGCCCAGCAGCCAACGTGAATAACGTGGCTAGGGAAATGGCTCAAACGGCGTCCGAGCGATTAATTCATaactgaaatctaggccttgactagcccatagtccataacgttgaggGCGGAGGCGctgacacgtgtaggatgaataggcatggccaaggaaccgcagccgaccaaccgtaatgcagagggcggagcccctaggcacgtgtaggatgtagtcGGGGACTGGGTCGTTTCCATAGATAACAGAAGGAAAAAAGGTGTGTTGTTTGACGATCGGCGGGCTATGTTGCGATTTCTTGAAAGTGCAACACCGTCGTTGTTTTTGTAGGAAAACCTATGCGTCCTAGAGGAAGCATGGTAGGCGATTTTTGGaaaaaatcgtgttcggtgattgggagttaatgtgctcggcgatttggagaaaacatgctcggcgatttggaggaatcgtgctcggcgatttggaggaatcgtgctcggcgatttggagaaatcatgctcggcgatttggaggaatcgtgctcggcgatttggaggaatcgtgctcggtgatttggaggaatcatgctcggcgatttggaggaatcgtgctcggtgatttggaggaatcgtgctcggcgatttggaggaatcgtgctcggtgatttggaggaatcgtgctcggcgatttggaggaaacgttctcggcgatttggaggaatcagtCGTGCGTATTGGAGGCCATCGCGGTGTGGCTTACATTTTGCTAACGGTAGTtgaagcttatgatgaaggaaaaatgtagacaaatt is part of the Miscanthus floridulus cultivar M001 chromosome 9, ASM1932011v1, whole genome shotgun sequence genome and encodes:
- the LOC136481887 gene encoding uncharacterized protein isoform X1, with amino-acid sequence MAPKKGAVKPKKVATGGSRDEEWVPSRTSVADLDKMVAAGVIPDRLTAGWRPASGEPFPTPHTDEAVVFEDYFWRGLGFPIHPFLRDLMEFWAISLCNLHPNTILHVSIFIHFYEAFLGVLPHFNLFRHLFCLKKKGGSGSKVVGGVYLQLRDGMASEYINVPLNTSLKGWNSRWFYIKQSHPLIRCDVHYIPVNHSNWSERPNNAEMEQVMELLELSKGLELRGELVAASFIVRRIQPCKERAHPAFDFKGDNDGTRESTDRLSKKEVMDRAMDLFSSNVSFSWPKGTKAFNCTNPPPQIHSQDRSIYFSNVPRADWPKGVDPRRPLQHEEGELSSSSESPSPVSEKVCGKRPAVDEPAQKRRKTASSHAHKPGGISLGEDRAVRPPRTAVLEWSDDDEDQSAPPPSTTKAPADSVAPKHRAGESYGRATADAPSMQSTEAPEQRTEGVAAEHQEERQPAAEAQESSHKVDQAAAPGGSGRHRRFKKINRKTKPPVTSEEKMTTAPV
- the LOC136481887 gene encoding uncharacterized protein isoform X2; this translates as MAPKKGAVKPKKVATGGSRDEEWVPSRTSVADLDKMVAAGVIPDRLTAGWRPASGEPFPTPHTDEAVVFEDYFWRGLGFPIHPFLRDLMEFWAISLCNLHPNTILHVSIFIHFYEAFLGVLPHFNLFRHLFCLKKKGGSGSKVVGGVYLQLRDGMASEYINVPLNTSLKGWNSRWFYIKQSHPLIRCDVHYIPVNHSNWSERPNNAEMEQVMELLELSKGLELRGELVAASFIVRRIQPCKERAHPAFDFKGDNDGTRESTDRLSKKEVMDRAMDLFSSNVSFSWPKGTKAFNCTNPPPQDRSIYFSNVPRADWPKGVDPRRPLQHEEGELSSSSESPSPVSEKVCGKRPAVDEPAQKRRKTASSHAHKPGGISLGEDRAVRPPRTAVLEWSDDDEDQSAPPPSTTKAPADSVAPKHRAGESYGRATADAPSMQSTEAPEQRTEGVAAEHQEERQPAAEAQESSHKVDQAAAPGGSGRHRRFKKINRKTKPPVTSEEKMTTAPV